One region of Gossypium raimondii isolate GPD5lz chromosome 6, ASM2569854v1, whole genome shotgun sequence genomic DNA includes:
- the LOC105774703 gene encoding peamaclein: MKMVLVLFLLVSLALSSCFFEVSIAGSDFCDSKCAVRCSKAGVQDRCLKYCGICCEKCHCVPSGTFGHKDECPCYRDMKNSKGKSKCP, translated from the exons atgaagatggTATTGGTGCTTTTCTTGCTTGTTTCTCTTGCTCTCAGCTCTTGTTTCTTCGAGGTCTCGATTGCCGGTTCGG ATTTTTGTGACTCAAAGTGTGCGGTGAGGTGCTCAAAGGCAGGGGTTCAAGACAGGTGTTTGAAATATTGTGGGATTTGTTGTGAGAAATGTCATTGTGTTCCATCTGGGACATTTGGGCATAAAGATGAGTGCCCTTGTTATAGGGACATGAAGAACTCTAAGGGCAAATCCAAGTGCCCTTAG